The Horticoccus luteus DNA window GGACAAAGCCGCTTATGGTGGGAGATCGAGGCATGGGCTCGCCAGCACCTCGACCGCCCGTGTTCGCTCGAGGCCCTTTGCGCTGCGTTTCACCGCAGTCCCAATACCGTCTCCCGTGCCTGTCGCGAAGCCGTCGGCCTGCCACCGATGAAGCGCCTCAAACAAATTCGCCTCAGCCTGGCGCGCGGCCTCGTGCAACACTCCGATCTCACCATGACTGCGATCGCCAGCCGCATCGGCTACGCACGCGTCCATGAATTTTCCCGCGATTACCGGAAAGCCTTCGGACACCCGCCCACCGCCGATCGCGGCTGACTTCGCGTGACCGATCGTGGCTCGTGTCATAGACTGACAGGTGGGCTGCGCGGCCCGCGCGCGGCTTGAGCGCAGCATTACTCGATCAACTACCGCCCGCGGAGCGCACGGTCTACCCAGCGCGGCGTAAGTTTAATATGCGGCCTCACTAGGCTCAATTCCCCGAAGCACGTGCCCGCCACCGCGCGCAAGATGCGTTTGAGCAGATTGCGCTTTAACCCGCGCCTGCCCGCCGCCACGTTTCCGCCCAACCCCGCTTTCTCGCGTGACCCTGCACCCTCTCGACTGGGCCATCATTGTTGTTTATCTCGCCGGCTGTCTTTTCGCCGGCCTCGCCATGCGGCGCTTCGTGCGCGGCGTCGAAGACTTCGCCGTCGCCGGCCGCGAGATGAACGTCAATCTCGGCATCGCCTCCCTCGCTGCGACCGAACTCGGCCTCGTCACGATCATGTATACCGCCCAACTCGGTTACGAGAAGGGCCTCGCCGGCGCCGCCATCGGCGTGATCATGTGCCTCGCCATCTGGCTCGTCGGCCGCACCGGCTTCGTCATCGAGGCTCTCCGCAACGCCGGCGTGATGACGATTCCTGAGTTGTTTGAAAAACGCTTCGGCGTGCGCGTCCGCTGGTTCGCCGGTCTGTTCGTCGTGCTCGGCGGGCTGCTCAACATGGGCATCTTCCTTCGCCTCGGCGGCGAGTTTCTCGTCTCCACCACCGGTCTCCCGCCCGGCTGGCTCGAATGGGTGATGACCGGCCTCCTCGGCCTCGTGCTGATCTACACCGCACTCGGCGGCATGCTGTCCGTCCTCGTTACCGACTACCTGCAATTTCTCGTCATGGGCGTGGGCATCGTGCTCACCTCGGTCCTCGTGCTGCATCAGGTCGGCTGGACCCATCTGATCGACGGCCTTAACGCCGCCTGGGCCGGCCACGGCGCCGCCAAACTCGCCGCCAATCCGTTCAATCCCTTCGACCGCACCAGCTACGGCTGGGGCTACCTCCTCTGGATGTTCGTTTTTCAAATCGCCGTCGCCACAACCTGGCAGACGCAGATCAGCCGCGTGCTCGCCACCAAAGATGCGTCCACCGCGCGTCGCATGTATCAACGCACCTCCTTCTACTTCGTCGGCCGCTTTCTATTGCCCGGCCTCTGGGGCGCGGCGGCATTCGTTTATTTCGCCGACCGCGGCGGCCTGCCCGCCGGCGTCGATTCGCTCACCGCGATGCCCACTTATCTCGCAACGCTTCTGCCCGTGGGCGTGATCGGAATCGTCGTCGCTGCGATGCTCGCCGCGGAAATGTCGACCGACAGCGGCTACCTCCTCACCTGGGCCACCGTGATCTACAACGATCTCATCACCCCGTGCCTGCGCCGCCCGCTTTCCCGCCGCGCGCAACTCGTGCTCACGCGCCTGCTCGTGCTCGGCATCGGCGTTTTCCTGCTTTTCTACGGCCTCTGGTATGAGTTGCCGGGCAACGCGTGGGACTACCTCGCCGTCACCGGCAATATTTACCTCGCGAGCGTCTTCACGCTCCTCGTCGCCGGCGTCTACTGGCCGCGCGCCAACGCCCGCGGAGCTTACGCCGCGCTCGTGCTCGGCGCCGTGGGCCCCATTGCGTTTCTCGTCCTCGGACAACGCTTCGCCATCGCGCCCGAACTCGCCGGCGCCTCGTCCTTCGCGCTCGCCGCTGTGGGGATGATCGGCGGCTCGCTGCTTTCCCGCCGCGTCGTCGTCACCGCAGAACCCGTGCTCACATGAACCACTTTGCCGTGATTTTCTGGGTCGTCCTGATCGTCGCCTCGATCGCGTGGTATGGCTTTTTGGTCTTCTACATCGGCGTAAAAGCCGGCCGCGAAATCCTCGCGTTGACCAAATCGCTCGACGCCACGGCCGCCGCTCAACGCTCTGCGGCCGATCCTTCAGCGCCCGACGCCCCCCGCCGCTGACCCGCTCGTTGCGCCGTGGCTCCGGCGAAACGCCCCCGGCGTCAGCCCCGTGCGGCGCAGAAACTGGCGGTTGAAATTCGCGAGATTGTTGTAGCCCCCGGCAAACGCGATCTCCGCCACCGAGCGGCTGGGATCATCGAGCAACTCGCGACAGATGCGGCCCACGCGCACTTCGTTCACAAACGCTTCGAACGTGTGCCCCATTTTCCGTCGAAAATAGCGGCTGAAGGCCGCCGGACTGAGCCCCGCGCGTTGCGCCGCCACCTTCTGGCTCACCGCCTCGCCCACGGCGCCATCCACGTAACGCAGCACGCGTGCGAGCCGCGCCTCGTCCCGCCCCGTCAGTCCCGGCGAAAAACCTGCGCTGGAAAGCGTCGCCGCCGGTGCGTCCGCCAGCGTGTGAAATATTTCCAGCAACGCCGCCAACCTTGGCAGCGGCGCCAAATCCGGCAAAGCGCCCAGCCGCTCCGCCACGGTGCGCACCGTCGCACCCGGAAACAGCAACCCGCGCTGTGCCCGGCCCAGCAATCGCCGCACCGACGCGAGTTCGGGCATCGCTCCTCCCGCTTCGCCCATAAACCGCTCGGAGAATTGCACCACCACCGAGCGTGCCGTGCCACTCCAGTCCGGCGAATTGCTCCAGTAGTGCGGGAGATTCGCTCCCAGCAGCACCAGGTCACCCCGCTCGAAACGCCCGATGCTGTCGCCGACGAAACGCAACCCATGGCTCGCCTCGATCAACGTCAGCTCGCACTCCGGATGGAAGTGCCACGGCGACCCGAAACGCGGGCTCGCAAAGCGGCGGCAGGCGAAGGATTCGCCCGGTCGCAGTGATACTTTTTCCAACGTCGCGCGCATGAGAAACCGCCTCAGGTGTTAATTAAGTATCAGCGTCGGTCAAACCCGGCGTAGCCCCACGCGCCCACCTGCGCTATCTTGCGCCCACGTTTTTTCCCCATGTCCACGACCACCGCCGCGCTCGATCTCCATTCGCCCTATCCCCTGACGGCAGACCAAATCGCCCGTTTCCGCCGCGATGGCTTCGTGAAGTTGAAAGACGTGCTCTCGGCCGATGTCCTCGCGCATTACGGCAAGATCATCACGGACGAGGTGCACCGCCTCAACACGATGCATCTGCCGCTTGAGCAGCGCGACACTTACAGCAAAGCGTTTCTCCAGGTCATCAACATCTGGACGAAAAACGACACCGTGAAGGAATTCTGCTGGAGCCAGCGCCTCGGGCGCATCGCCGCGCAATTGCTCGGCGTCGATGGCGTGCGCATGTATCACGACCAAGCGCTCTATAAAGAACCGAACGGCGGCATCACACCCTGGCACGCCGACCAATATTATTGGCCGCTGAGCAACGCCAACTCCGTCACCGCGTGGATCCCGTTGCAGAAGACCACGCAGGAAATGGGCCCCCTCGCCTTTGCCGCCGGCAGTCACCAATTCGAAATGGGCCGCGACCTCGTGATCAGCGACGAAAGCGAACAACGCATCGGCCGCTCCATGAAGGACCACAACTATCCGCTCGTCGACGAGCCCTTCGATCTTGGCGAGGTGAGCTTTCACTACGGCTGGACGTTTCACCGCGCCGGTCCCAACACCTCGACGCAGCCCCGCGCCGTGATGACGATCATCTATATTGAGGACGGCATTCGTCTGATCGAACCCAACACCAAAGCCCGCCAGGGCGACCGCGCCGCCTTCGCCTCCGACGTCGAAGTGGGCGCGGTGATGAACGGCAAAATGACCCCGGTGATTTATCCGACGCCGGGGCTTGTCTGAGTCCTCGCGACGCTCCCCGTCCGCCTTCCCCGTTCAGCGCAGCAACCGCGGCGCCGCGCGAAAATCCGCCGTTACAAGCCCCGCACAATTTCCAGCAATTGCGCCGCGTGATTTGCCGGATCAACTTTCGGAATCACCGCGAGCACCGTGCCGTCGGTCGCGAGCACATAGGCCGCCCGCGCCGGGCCGACAAAGGTGCGGCCATACATCGACTTCTCGACGAGTGAGTCCGTCGCCTCGGCAAAGCGATCGCCCGCGTCGCTCACGAGCGCGTAGGCGATGCCTTTTTTGGCCGCGTATTTCAGATGCGATCCGGCCGTGTCGCGGCTCAACGCCATCACGTTGAACCCTCCGCGCTCCAATTCCTTCACGCCCGCCGCCAGACTGTCGGTCTGCTTGTCGCAGCTCCCCGTATTATTGCGCATATACACCGAAATGATCGTCGGCCGCGTCAGTAATTCGCTCAGCAAAGTCTCGCGCACGACGCCGTCGCGCACCACTTTGAGCGGAAAATCCAGCGTCAACTTTTGTCCCACGGAAATCATCCTTCCGTCAGCACGCGCCAACTTCCCGTCCTTTTCAACCGCAAGGTGAGCAACTTACAGTTTTCGCCGATTTTGACGCGGCCCTCAAAACCACCCATGTTCCTCGCCTGACAATGAAGTCGGTGAAAATCCCAGCCTTCGAGCTGTTCCTCCACGAAATGATTCCGCTCGCCAAGGCGATGGGGGTCGGCGTGGAGATTAGCGACGAGCATTCGCTGACGCTCACCGCGCCGAAAGAGCAGAACAAAAATTCGCTCAACACCGCGTTCGGTGGCAGTCTTGTCTCCATCGCCACGCTCGCCGGCTACGGCGTCGTCTGGGAATTGATGAAGCACGAAGATGGCGCCACCGATAAGATCGAGTGGCGCATCGTGGTGAAGGAAAGTCGCGCCGCCTACCGGCGTCCCGTCCTCGGTGATTTGCGCGCGATCTGCGAACGCCCCGCCAAAGCCGCCGTCGAGGAGTTCAAGGCCGCCCTTTCCCGCTACGGCAAAGCCAAGCTCAAGCTGAAGGCGTCCGTCGTCGAAAACGGCCACACCGCCGTCGACGTCACCGCCGCCTTCGTGGTCTCGCGCTGATTTCTAACCGCGCCGCCGGAAAAAGCGCAGCGCCGTGCCTGCAAGGTGGTCCACGTGCCCCGCGCGCGGCTTCGCCCGACAGCAAACGTCATCAAGTTTGATGGCGCGTTTTCGCCGCGCCGGTTCCTCCGCGCGTCAGTTTCCCGCGCTCAAATATGCCGCGAATCCGCCTCGTCCTTCTTCGCATAGCCCGTCTCCTGCCGCTGATGATTCACGGCGTTTTTCTTCAAATACGCCTGATAAACGTCGTCCGCCGTCATCCCGAGCGTCTGTGCGAGCGACACCAAAAAGTGAAACAAATCCACCACTTCCACCTTCGCGTTCTGCTCGTCGAATTTCTGGTATTTCGCCCACCACTTCCACGGCACCGAATCGATCAGCTCCGCCGTTTCCTGCTGTAACGCACGGGTATAGTTAAGGATCCACTTGGCCTTTTCCTCTTCCGTCGCCGGCGGCAGCGCCACCCCGATGCGCCGGTTCAGCGCGTCCTGCATCTGAAAAATCTCTTCGAGCTTGTCCATGGGCGGCGACGCTGAAAAAGCCGCCCGCGCGACGCAAGCCCGCGCCCACCATCCCCTCTTTCAATTAGAAGTTGCTCCACTGAGCGGGTGCGACGACATTGTCGCTTCCTGTTTGCGTCGAGCGCGCATCCCGCGCTCCGCGAACGTTCATCCAAATCGGCTGTTCGCGCATTCCGCGCTGAACGCCAGTTAACAAACACAAACCCATGCCAGATCAAGAAACGTCCGGCGCATCGGCTGCGGCTCCTCAAGAGACCGCGCCCGCGTCGACCGCATCCACGCCTTCCACGGCGGATGCAACCGCGCCGATCGGTCAGTTCGGCTCGTCCCGCGGCTCCGGGCTCGCCCGCGGAAAACGCCCCGCCTCGCCCGCACCCGCCGCCGCCAGCTCCGCTCCCGGCGGCTATCAACCGACGCAAGTCGAAGTCATCAACCCGCAACGCGAATATAAAAACCCCTTCGGCGGTGCCGATGTCGCCCCCTCGAAGGAACCCGCTCCGGCCCCGGCCGCCGCGCCCGCTCCGGCGCCCGTCGCCGCCGCGCCGCAGGTGCCTGTTCAACCAGCCCCGGCTCCCCGCGCTCCCATCGCCGCCGCGCCGACTCCGGTCGCGCCGACTCCCGCCGCGCCCGCTGAAAAGGCGGAACTGAAAATCCTCCCGCCCGCGCAGGAACGCCGCCCGGCCCAAAGCTGGGAACACTCCGGCTTCGGCCGCGGCGCGGCCGCCCCCAGCGAGCAGAACGAGAACCCCCGCCCTCCGCGCCGCGACGACCGTGGCACCTTCCGCCCGGAGCGCCGCGAGCAGAAATTCGAGCCGCGCGCCCCGCGCCCCCCGCAAGAACCCCGCCCCGCCCAAGATCCCCGGCCGCCGCGCGAGCCGCGTCCCGCGTTTCGCCAGAAACGCGACCAACCCGCCCCGGCGAAGAAACCCGGTGGTTTTCTCGGCTGGCTCAAAGGCCTTTTCGGCGGCACACCCGCGCCCGAAGCGCCTCCCGCCCGCCCGCAGCCCGGCGACGAACGCCGCCGCGATGGCGACCGCTACCGCGACGGCCGCCGCTCGGACGGACGTCAGCGCCACGGCGGTGAACAAGGCCGCCAGAACTTTGAAGGCAATCGCGGCCCCCGCCCCGAAGGCGGCGAGTTTCGCCGCGACGGTCAGGACGGTGAACAACAACACCGCCGCCGTCGGCGCGGCGGACGCGGCCGCAACCGCGGTGGCGATTACGGCAACCAAGGCGGTGACCGCGGCGATCGCCGCGATCGCGGCCCGAATCCGGAAGGTCAGCAGGGTGGCGGCGCGATCTGATCGCGTGAGTTAAACCTTGCCAAGGCCGACCGGCCCCAACGCATTCGAAGGCGTCCGCATTCCGCGGACGCCTTCTTCATTTTGCGGATCCGCCTCGCGCGTCCGCGCCAACTTTCCCGCTCTCGCCACATGGCCGATCTCATTGTCAACGGCGGCAAGCCGCTCTCCGGCACCCTCACTCCGTCCGGCAACAAAAACTCCGCCCTGCCCATCCTCTGCGCCACGCTCCTCACCGACGACCCGGTGACGCTCCGCAACGTGCCCGCCATCACGGACGTCGAGAAACTCGTGGAGTTTTTCACCGCGCAAGGCTCCCAGATCACGTGGGATCGCACGTCGGGCGAGATGACCCTCGCGCACGCCACGTTCGATCCCGATCGCCTCCAAGGCACGCTGCCCAACGGCATGCGTTCCTCCGTCCTCCTGTTTCCGCCGCTGCTGCACCGCTTGGGCCGCCTCGCGATTCCAGGCAACGCCGAAGGCTGCTCCCTCGGCATCCGCGAACTCGATCCCCACCTCGAGATTCTCACCACACTGGGCGCGCAGATCGAGTCCAACGGCACCGTCACGATGGAGTTGCCCGGCCGTTTCCGCGGCGCGCGCCACTGGCCCGACTATATGTCCGTCACGGCCACCGAAAATTTCGTGATGGCCGCCGCACTGGCCGAAGGCACGTCCACGCTCCTCAACGCCGCGAGCGAACCGCACGTGCAGGATCTTTGTGCCACCCTCGCCCAAATGGGTGCCCGGATCGAAGGCATCGGCACGAGCAAACTCACGATCCACGGCGTCGATCGTCTTCACGGCGGCACGTTCACGATCGCGAGCGATATCCACGAAATCGTCACCTTCCTCGCCCTCGGCGCCATTACCGGCGGCGAAGTCCGCGTGCGCGAGTCGCTCCCGCACCACTTCGATCTGATCGGCCGCGCCTTTCGCAAACTCGGCGTGACGATCGATCACGACGGCGACACCGCCATCGTCCGGCCGGGGCAGACGCTGCGCGTTGAGTCACCGTTCACGTCGAACTTGCTGCCGAAAATCGAAGCCGCGCCGTGGCCGTATTTTCCTGTCGATCTGCTGCCCTGCATGATCGCACTCGCGGTTCGCGCCGATGGCCCAATGCACTTTTGGAACAAGGTTTACGAAGGCGGCTTCACGTGGATGCCCGAACTGGCGAAGTTCGGCGCGCACGTCGTCGTCAGCGATCCGCATCGCATCATCGTCTTCGGCTCGAAGCCGCTGCGCGCCACCACCGTCGATGCGCCCTACATCATCCGCGCCGCCGTCGCGCTCTACATGGTCGCCGCCAGCATTCCCGGCCGCAGCATCGTGAAAAACGCCGACACCATCAAACGCGCCCATCCGCGCTTCGTGGAAAACCTGCGCACGTTCGGCGCCGAAGTGGAGTGGCGTTGAAACGTCTCTCCACTCCTCCCGCCGCCGCCTCCCTCATGCCTGCCGAAGATAAAAACGCCAAAGGCCTCGGTTACATCAGCACCACCCTCGCTGCGCCCGTCACCTCCGCCGAGGCCGCGCTGCGTCCACTGTCGTTCGGTGATTTCACCGGCCAGCCCAAGACCATCGAGCGCCTCCAAGTCATGGTCGGCGCCGCCCGCCGCCGCGGCGATCCGCTCAACCACATCCTCCTCTCCGGCCCGCCCGGCCTCGGCAAAACCACCCTCGCCTTCATCCTCGGCCACGAGCTCGGCAAAAGTGTCCGCGTCACCTCCGGCCCCGTGATCGAAAAAGCCGGCGACCTCGCCGGTCTGCTCACCAACCTCGAGGAAGGCGACATCCTCTTCATCGACGAAATCCACCGTATCCCCAAAACCGTCGAAGAGTATCTCTACTCGGCGATGGAGGATTTCCGGCTCGATATCATGATCGACCAAGGGCCCAACGCCCGCAGCGTCCGGCTCTCGCTGCCGCGCTTCACGCTCGTCGGCGCGACCACCCGCAGCGGCCTCCTCACCGCGCCGCTGCGCACGCGCTTCACGTTGCAGACGCGGCTCGATTACTACGACCACGCCACGCTCATCAACATCGTGCAACGCAGTTGCCGTCTTCTCGACGTGGAGATCGATGCCGGCGGCGCGAAGGAAATCGCCACCCGCTCCCGCGGCACGCCCCGCGTCGCCAACAACCTCATCAATTTCGTCCGCGATTACGCGCAGGAACGCGCCCAAGGCCGCATCACCCAACCCGTCGCCGCCGCCGCCCTCGAACTGCTCGAAATCGATTCGTCCGGCCTCGACGAGATGGACAAACGCATGCTGCGCATCATGGCCGACAACTACCGCGGCGGCCCCGTCGGCATGAGCACGATCGCCGTCGCCGTCGGCGAAGAGGCCGAGACGCTCGAGGAGGTGCACGAGCCGTTTCTCATTCAGGAAGGCTATCTGCAACGCACGCCGCAGGGCCGCGTCCTCACGGCGAAAGGTTACCACGCCGTGGGCCTCAAACCGTTTGCCGGAGGCGATCAGCAAGCGTTGTTGTAGGCCATGTCGCTTCGACGGCTCACGTTCGCCGCCTCGGCTGTCGCTGTCGCCTTCGGCCTCGCCGGCTGCGGATCACCGCCATCCGGTGGCGGCTTCGTGCGGATCGACAATGTCGCAATGTATGGCCAGCCCCGCACCCCGCGCCCGCCGGTTTTGCAACAGGCCGACGCGGATTTCGTCCGCCGGGCCGCCGCGGTTTTTGGCCATGACCGCCAGGCGGCGAGTCTCGCCTGGGCCAATGAAGCCGACCGGTTTTTCCAGCAACGCAACTTCGACTACGCCATGCGGCGTTACAACCAGGCGTGGCTTCTCGATCCGGAAAATTTCCGCGCCTTCTGGGGCTTTGGCCGCGTCGCCCTCGAACGCGATCGCTTTGACGAAGCCCTCGAGCATTTCGACAAGGCCCTTTCCCTTTGCCACGATGATCGACAACGCCCCGCGGTGCTTTCCGACACGGGCGCGGCACTCACCTGGAAGGCCAAGTCGCTTCCGCGCGAAAACGGCGCAGAACGCGACCGCCTTTTCGCCCGCGCTAACGCAATGTTTGCCGACAGCACGCAACGCGATCCCACCTACGCCAACGGCTGGAAACGCTGGGCCATGTCGCTTTTCGACCAGGGGGACTTGGCGGGAGCCCGCGAGAAAATCCTTCGCGCCCAAACCGCCGGCGCCGACATCCCGGCGACACTCCTCGCCCGACTGACAGCGGCAAAATCTCCATGAGGCTGGATTTTCTCGACGGTCGGTCGCCGGGATTGTGGTTCGCCCTCCGGTCGCGCTTTCGCGCGCTTCTCCTGCTCGCTGCTCTCGGCCTCTACGTCTTCTTTCTCGCCTGGTATGTTTCGCCCTACGCCGGCGGCGCCGATTCCTCCGGTTACCTCAACAGCGCGCAACTCCTCCTCCACGGCCGGCTCACCGCCACCGCGCGCGTGCCCGCCGGTTTTCCCGCCGACCATTTCCGCCGCGAAGCCTTCATCCCCGTCGCGTTTATTCCCGGCCCTGACAGCGCGGAGATGGTCCCCACCTACCCGCTCGGACTGCCGCTGCACTACGCCGCCGTCGGACGCTGGACCGGTTTGGACGCCGCGCCCGTCGTTCTCAACATCCTCACGGCGCTCGCGGTCATCGCCCTCCTGTATCGGATTGCCCGTGACGTCGGCGTCCATCCTCGTCCGGCCGCCGCGCTTACCGCTCTTTTCGCGCTGTCGCCGTTGACGCTCTACTACGCGTTGCAGCCGATGAGCGATCTCGTTGCGACCGCGTGGACGCTGGTCGCCATCCTCGGCGCTTGGCGCAGCCCGCGCCACGTTGGCTGGGCCGCGCTCGCCGCGCTGGCGGTCACCGTCGCGGTATTTGTGCGTCCCGCCAATGCGCTTCTCCTGCTGCCCGTCGCTTTCGGCCTCGGCCTTGCGTGGCGTCGCTGGCTGGTCTTCGCCTGGTGCGGTTTGCCCGGCGCGCTGGCGTGGGCCGCCTTCAATCGCCACCTCTACGGCTCAGCTCTGGCCACCGGTTATGGCAACATCGCCGACACGCTGCGCTGGTCCTACATCGGCCCCACGCTCGCCCACTTCGCCAAATGGATCCCGGTCGTGTTAACGCCCGCCGTCGCCCTCTTCCTGCTGCTGCCCGCCGCGCGAGCTTCCGTTCGCGCCAAGCGGCTGCTCGGCGTTTGGGCCAGCGCGTTCGTGCTGTTTTACTCCGCCTACTATTTCAGCCACGAAACGTGGTGGTATCTGCGCTTCCTGCTGCCCGCGATGCCGGCGCTCCTCATCGGCGCGGCGCTCGTGTGGCAACAGTGGCCCGCGCCCGCCCTCACCCTCGCGCTCGAAGGCTCGGTGCAGACCTCGCGCCGTTGGCAAAGCGCGCGGTGCCTGCGCGTGCCACTCACGACGTTCTTCTTTATCGCCGCCCTCGTCTGGCAAATCGCCTGGGGCTGGCACTTTCAAGTGCATAAGATCGAACTCGGCGAACGCCCCTATCGCGAGGTTGCGCGCTGGGTCCAGCAATCCCTTCCGCCCCACGCCGTCCTCGTCGCCGGCCAGGTCAGCGGCGCAGTTTTTCATTACAGCGATCGTCCCTTCGTGCAATGGAGCGAAGTGACGCCCGTGAACTACGCCGCGCTCAACGACTATCTGCGCACGAACCGCGGCGAGCTCTACGCCGGCTTGTTCAACTACGAAGAACAACCCGCCTTCGCAACGCATCTGCCCGGCACATGGCAACGCGTGCAGCAATTCGGCCCCATCTCCATCTGGCGGCGCACCAGTCTCGCTCCCTCCGCCGCCGCGCGAAACTAGCGCGCCGAATTTTTCCCTTGGCTCCGCCGGCCGCCGCGCGTCTTATGGTCCGACGTCGCTAACGTTCTGCCGCGCTCAACTCTGCAGCGCAGGCCAACGACCATCGTTGTGACGCCAATTGCGCCGGACTTTCCGGTGCGCCGCAGGTTTTCGCCTCCGGTCTCTGTCAACTGCATCTCGTGCCGACTCAGCCCCGATGCGTAACCCACTGTTCTTGCATGTCTCTTTTTCCTGAGTCCTCCCTGCCGCGCATCGGCATGGTTTCAACCCACGGCTATGTCGCCGCCGAGCCGCCGCTCGGCGCGGCCGACACGGGCGGTCAGGTTGTTTACGTTCTCGAGCTCGCCCGCAAGCTCGGCCAACTCGGCTTCGAAGTCGATATCTGGACCCGCCGCTTCGAGGACCAACCGGAGATCGATGTGATGACCGAGCGCGTCCGCGTCATCCGCATCCCCTGTGGCGGCCGCGATTTCATCGGCAAGGAATACCTGCAGCGCCACCTCGATGAATGGGCCGAGCGCGCCCTGCGCTTCATCCACCTTCACCGCCTGAACTATCACTTTTTC harbors:
- a CDS encoding UDP-N-acetylglucosamine 1-carboxyvinyltransferase, with translation MADLIVNGGKPLSGTLTPSGNKNSALPILCATLLTDDPVTLRNVPAITDVEKLVEFFTAQGSQITWDRTSGEMTLAHATFDPDRLQGTLPNGMRSSVLLFPPLLHRLGRLAIPGNAEGCSLGIRELDPHLEILTTLGAQIESNGTVTMELPGRFRGARHWPDYMSVTATENFVMAAALAEGTSTLLNAASEPHVQDLCATLAQMGARIEGIGTSKLTIHGVDRLHGGTFTIASDIHEIVTFLALGAITGGEVRVRESLPHHFDLIGRAFRKLGVTIDHDGDTAIVRPGQTLRVESPFTSNLLPKIEAAPWPYFPVDLLPCMIALAVRADGPMHFWNKVYEGGFTWMPELAKFGAHVVVSDPHRIIVFGSKPLRATTVDAPYIIRAAVALYMVAASIPGRSIVKNADTIKRAHPRFVENLRTFGAEVEWR
- a CDS encoding tetratricopeptide repeat protein; the encoded protein is MSLRRLTFAASAVAVAFGLAGCGSPPSGGGFVRIDNVAMYGQPRTPRPPVLQQADADFVRRAAAVFGHDRQAASLAWANEADRFFQQRNFDYAMRRYNQAWLLDPENFRAFWGFGRVALERDRFDEALEHFDKALSLCHDDRQRPAVLSDTGAALTWKAKSLPRENGAERDRLFARANAMFADSTQRDPTYANGWKRWAMSLFDQGDLAGAREKILRAQTAGADIPATLLARLTAAKSP
- a CDS encoding YiiD C-terminal domain-containing protein; amino-acid sequence: MKIPAFELFLHEMIPLAKAMGVGVEISDEHSLTLTAPKEQNKNSLNTAFGGSLVSIATLAGYGVVWELMKHEDGATDKIEWRIVVKESRAAYRRPVLGDLRAICERPAKAAVEEFKAALSRYGKAKLKLKASVVENGHTAVDVTAAFVVSR
- a CDS encoding translation initiation factor IF-2 → MPDQETSGASAAAPQETAPASTASTPSTADATAPIGQFGSSRGSGLARGKRPASPAPAAASSAPGGYQPTQVEVINPQREYKNPFGGADVAPSKEPAPAPAAAPAPAPVAAAPQVPVQPAPAPRAPIAAAPTPVAPTPAAPAEKAELKILPPAQERRPAQSWEHSGFGRGAAAPSEQNENPRPPRRDDRGTFRPERREQKFEPRAPRPPQEPRPAQDPRPPREPRPAFRQKRDQPAPAKKPGGFLGWLKGLFGGTPAPEAPPARPQPGDERRRDGDRYRDGRRSDGRQRHGGEQGRQNFEGNRGPRPEGGEFRRDGQDGEQQHRRRRRGGRGRNRGGDYGNQGGDRGDRRDRGPNPEGQQGGGAI
- a CDS encoding helix-turn-helix domain-containing protein, with translation MRATLEKVSLRPGESFACRRFASPRFGSPWHFHPECELTLIEASHGLRFVGDSIGRFERGDLVLLGANLPHYWSNSPDWSGTARSVVVQFSERFMGEAGGAMPELASVRRLLGRAQRGLLFPGATVRTVAERLGALPDLAPLPRLAALLEIFHTLADAPAATLSSAGFSPGLTGRDEARLARVLRYVDGAVGEAVSQKVAAQRAGLSPAAFSRYFRRKMGHTFEAFVNEVRVGRICRELLDDPSRSVAEIAFAGGYNNLANFNRQFLRRTGLTPGAFRRSHGATSGSAAGGVGR
- a CDS encoding sodium:solute symporter family protein: MTLHPLDWAIIVVYLAGCLFAGLAMRRFVRGVEDFAVAGREMNVNLGIASLAATELGLVTIMYTAQLGYEKGLAGAAIGVIMCLAIWLVGRTGFVIEALRNAGVMTIPELFEKRFGVRVRWFAGLFVVLGGLLNMGIFLRLGGEFLVSTTGLPPGWLEWVMTGLLGLVLIYTALGGMLSVLVTDYLQFLVMGVGIVLTSVLVLHQVGWTHLIDGLNAAWAGHGAAKLAANPFNPFDRTSYGWGYLLWMFVFQIAVATTWQTQISRVLATKDASTARRMYQRTSFYFVGRFLLPGLWGAAAFVYFADRGGLPAGVDSLTAMPTYLATLLPVGVIGIVVAAMLAAEMSTDSGYLLTWATVIYNDLITPCLRRPLSRRAQLVLTRLLVLGIGVFLLFYGLWYELPGNAWDYLAVTGNIYLASVFTLLVAGVYWPRANARGAYAALVLGAVGPIAFLVLGQRFAIAPELAGASSFALAAVGMIGGSLLSRRVVVTAEPVLT
- the ruvB gene encoding Holliday junction branch migration DNA helicase RuvB, which codes for MPAEDKNAKGLGYISTTLAAPVTSAEAALRPLSFGDFTGQPKTIERLQVMVGAARRRGDPLNHILLSGPPGLGKTTLAFILGHELGKSVRVTSGPVIEKAGDLAGLLTNLEEGDILFIDEIHRIPKTVEEYLYSAMEDFRLDIMIDQGPNARSVRLSLPRFTLVGATTRSGLLTAPLRTRFTLQTRLDYYDHATLINIVQRSCRLLDVEIDAGGAKEIATRSRGTPRVANNLINFVRDYAQERAQGRITQPVAAAALELLEIDSSGLDEMDKRMLRIMADNYRGGPVGMSTIAVAVGEEAETLEEVHEPFLIQEGYLQRTPQGRVLTAKGYHAVGLKPFAGGDQQALL
- a CDS encoding redoxin domain-containing protein, whose product is MISVGQKLTLDFPLKVVRDGVVRETLLSELLTRPTIISVYMRNNTGSCDKQTDSLAAGVKELERGGFNVMALSRDTAGSHLKYAAKKGIAYALVSDAGDRFAEATDSLVEKSMYGRTFVGPARAAYVLATDGTVLAVIPKVDPANHAAQLLEIVRGL
- a CDS encoding phytanoyl-CoA dioxygenase family protein, with translation MSTTTAALDLHSPYPLTADQIARFRRDGFVKLKDVLSADVLAHYGKIITDEVHRLNTMHLPLEQRDTYSKAFLQVINIWTKNDTVKEFCWSQRLGRIAAQLLGVDGVRMYHDQALYKEPNGGITPWHADQYYWPLSNANSVTAWIPLQKTTQEMGPLAFAAGSHQFEMGRDLVISDESEQRIGRSMKDHNYPLVDEPFDLGEVSFHYGWTFHRAGPNTSTQPRAVMTIIYIEDGIRLIEPNTKARQGDRAAFASDVEVGAVMNGKMTPVIYPTPGLV
- a CDS encoding dUTPase, whose protein sequence is MDKLEEIFQMQDALNRRIGVALPPATEEEKAKWILNYTRALQQETAELIDSVPWKWWAKYQKFDEQNAKVEVVDLFHFLVSLAQTLGMTADDVYQAYLKKNAVNHQRQETGYAKKDEADSRHI